The following proteins are co-located in the Shumkonia mesophila genome:
- a CDS encoding GGDEF domain-containing response regulator, with protein sequence MAGGREKLSFLLVEDDVEYAEFLRLLVETCYEDATIDSAADVAGALTRLASRPYDICFLDHLLGEETGLDVLRQADATHVPTAFILLTAHAKQDVARQALELGALDYLTKWRFARFEFERSVSYALYRRRKELEFQRSALRDPLTGLGNRELFHEQVRMLAAQARRRTGCFGLLYIDIDGFKDVNDAHGHSVGDELLRQIAARILGRARESDAVSRVGGDEFVVVLSDVRDAEAAAAVARDIEAAIAEPYAVEGIGIVIGASVGCALFPDDATDVEQLTRAADARMYERKKLKPAKPAAAP encoded by the coding sequence ATGGCCGGCGGGCGCGAGAAACTGAGCTTCCTCCTGGTCGAGGACGACGTCGAGTACGCCGAGTTTCTGCGGCTGCTCGTCGAGACCTGCTATGAAGACGCCACCATCGACAGCGCCGCCGACGTTGCCGGCGCGCTGACCCGCCTGGCGTCGCGTCCCTACGACATCTGCTTTCTCGACCACCTGCTGGGCGAGGAGACCGGGCTCGACGTGCTGCGCCAGGCCGACGCCACCCACGTGCCGACCGCGTTCATCCTGCTCACCGCCCACGCCAAGCAGGACGTGGCGCGCCAGGCCCTCGAACTGGGCGCGCTCGATTACCTGACCAAATGGCGCTTCGCCCGCTTCGAGTTCGAACGCAGCGTTTCCTATGCCCTCTACCGGCGGCGCAAGGAGCTGGAATTCCAGCGCTCGGCCCTGCGCGACCCGCTGACCGGGCTTGGCAACCGCGAGCTGTTCCACGAACAGGTCCGCATGCTGGCCGCCCAGGCGCGCCGGCGCACCGGGTGTTTCGGCCTGCTCTACATCGACATCGACGGCTTCAAGGACGTCAACGACGCCCACGGCCACAGCGTCGGTGACGAATTGCTGCGCCAGATCGCGGCGCGCATCCTCGGCCGCGCGCGGGAAAGCGACGCGGTGTCCAGGGTCGGCGGCGACGAGTTTGTCGTCGTGCTGTCGGACGTGCGCGACGCCGAGGCGGCGGCTGCGGTCGCCCGCGACATCGAAGCCGCCATCGCCGAACCCTACGCGGTCGAGGGGATCGGCATCGTCATTGGGGCCAGCGTCGGCTGCGCGCTGTTCCCCGACGATGCGACCGACGTCGAGCAGCTGACGCGGGCCGCCGACGCCCGCATGTACGAGCGGAAGAAACTCAAGCCCGCGAAGCCGGCTGCCGCCCCCTGA
- the ltnD gene encoding L-threonate dehydrogenase, with product MVKESRKGTPAIGFVGLGAMGAGMAASLVKAGLHVRGCDTRAEAVATFKKQGGTAAKSPAEAARGAGLLIVVVVNAEQAEAVLFGDGGAADALAPGATAMLCSTVAPDFARGVEARLKARKLHFLDAPISGGAARARAGTITIMASGSAKAFAGAEAAMEAMAEKVYRLGTEAGPASTVKMINQLLAGVHIAALAEAMALGTKAGADPNALFEVISNSAGSSWMFNNRVPHILAGDYTPLSALDIFVKDLGIVLDSGRRLKFPLPLAAAAHQIFMMGTAAGLGGEDDSGVVRVYEKMTGIDVAATAKARRGKG from the coding sequence ATGGTCAAAGAATCGCGGAAAGGAACGCCGGCGATCGGTTTCGTCGGCCTTGGCGCCATGGGCGCCGGCATGGCCGCCAGCCTGGTGAAGGCGGGACTTCACGTGCGGGGGTGCGATACGCGCGCCGAAGCCGTCGCCACCTTCAAGAAGCAGGGCGGAACGGCGGCGAAGTCGCCGGCCGAGGCCGCCCGGGGCGCCGGCCTTTTGATCGTCGTCGTGGTCAACGCCGAGCAGGCGGAAGCCGTGCTGTTCGGCGACGGCGGCGCCGCTGACGCGCTGGCCCCCGGGGCCACCGCCATGCTGTGCAGCACGGTGGCACCCGATTTCGCGCGCGGCGTCGAGGCGAGGTTGAAGGCGCGCAAGCTGCATTTCCTCGACGCCCCCATCTCGGGCGGCGCGGCGCGGGCGCGGGCCGGCACCATCACCATCATGGCCTCGGGCTCGGCCAAGGCCTTCGCAGGCGCCGAAGCGGCCATGGAGGCGATGGCCGAGAAGGTCTATCGGCTGGGCACCGAGGCCGGCCCGGCCTCGACCGTCAAGATGATCAACCAGCTGCTGGCCGGCGTCCACATCGCGGCGCTGGCCGAGGCGATGGCGCTGGGTACCAAGGCCGGGGCCGATCCCAACGCGCTGTTCGAGGTGATCTCCAACAGCGCCGGCTCGTCGTGGATGTTCAACAACCGGGTGCCGCACATCCTGGCCGGCGACTATACGCCGCTTTCGGCACTGGACATCTTCGTCAAGGACCTGGGCATCGTGCTGGACAGCGGACGGCGGCTGAAATTCCCGCTGCCGCTGGCCGCCGCCGCCCATCAGATCTTCATGATGGGAACGGCCGCCGGGCTGGGCGGCGAGGACGATTCGGGCGTGGTCAGGGTCTACGAGAAGATGACCGGCATCGACGTCGCCGCCACCGCCAAGGCGCGCCGCGGCAAGGGCTGA
- a CDS encoding acyl-CoA thioesterase — translation MFSAWTASNGRRPSQHAPQTYEYDLDVAAADIDEMGHVNNAVHLTWVQVAVLRHWNRIAPKEAVAGHLWVALKHEIRYRHRAETASRCAAARWILIHLYGTPPSKSEANFRGFPPFFPGGAPSPRGHQLSPVSSAAQRAAFV, via the coding sequence ATCTTTTCCGCCTGGACCGCTTCAAACGGGCGACGTCCATCCCAGCACGCCCCGCAGACCTACGAATACGATCTTGATGTCGCCGCCGCCGACATCGATGAAATGGGCCACGTCAACAATGCCGTCCATCTGACGTGGGTGCAGGTGGCGGTTCTTCGTCATTGGAACCGCATCGCGCCCAAGGAGGCGGTGGCCGGGCATCTGTGGGTGGCCTTGAAGCACGAGATCCGCTATCGGCACCGAGCAGAAACTGCTAGCCGGTGTGCGGCAGCACGCTGGATATTGATACACCTCTATGGTACGCCGCCTTCGAAATCGGAAGCAAATTTCCGTGGATTTCCGCCATTTTTTCCGGGTGGGGCCCCCTCCCCTAGGGGACACCAACTTTCCCCCGTCTCGTCGGCCGCCCAAAGGGCGGCTTTCGTTTGA
- a CDS encoding carbohydrate ABC transporter permease has protein sequence MAKKEKVGMDYLMTVPRRVVTVYLPLAIFLIVLLFPFYWMVITTFKPNQELYDLEHTNPFWIVAPTLDHIKKLLFNTHFPDWFVTTMIVSVASTLLSLFASVTGAYAIQRLRFRGSEMIGAAIFLAYLVPPSILFIPLATMVFDFGLFDTKWALILTYPTFLIPFSTWLLMGYFKTIPYELEECALIDGASRLQILVKIVLPLAVPGLISAGIFAFTLSWNEFIYALTFISSTSNKTIPVGVLTELVEGDVYHWGSLMAGALLGSLPVAVLYSFFVEHYVSSMTGAIKE, from the coding sequence ATGGCCAAAAAAGAAAAAGTCGGCATGGATTACCTGATGACGGTGCCCCGGCGGGTGGTCACCGTCTATCTGCCGCTTGCCATCTTCCTGATCGTGCTGTTGTTTCCGTTCTATTGGATGGTGATCACCACCTTCAAGCCGAACCAGGAACTTTACGACCTCGAACACACCAACCCCTTCTGGATCGTCGCCCCGACGCTGGACCACATCAAGAAGCTGCTGTTCAACACCCATTTCCCCGACTGGTTCGTCACCACCATGATCGTCTCGGTGGCGTCCACGCTGCTGTCGCTGTTCGCCAGCGTGACCGGCGCCTACGCTATCCAGCGGCTGCGCTTCCGCGGATCGGAAATGATCGGCGCCGCCATCTTCCTGGCCTATCTGGTGCCGCCCTCGATCCTGTTCATCCCGCTGGCCACCATGGTCTTCGACTTCGGCCTGTTCGACACCAAGTGGGCGCTGATCCTCACCTATCCGACCTTCCTCATCCCGTTCTCCACCTGGCTCCTGATGGGCTACTTCAAGACCATTCCCTACGAGCTGGAGGAATGCGCCCTCATCGACGGCGCGTCGCGCCTGCAGATCCTCGTCAAGATCGTGCTGCCGCTGGCGGTGCCCGGGCTGATCTCGGCCGGCATCTTCGCCTTCACGCTGTCCTGGAACGAATTCATCTACGCGCTCACCTTCATCTCCTCGACCAGCAACAAGACCATTCCGGTCGGCGTGCTGACCGAGTTGGTCGAAGGCGATGTCTATCACTGGGGCTCGTTGATGGCGGGTGCGCTGCTGGGCTCGCTGCCGGTGGCGGTCCTCTATTCCTTCTTTGTCGAGCACTACGTCTCGAGCATGACCGGGGCCATCAAGGAGTAG